Sequence from the Rutidosis leptorrhynchoides isolate AG116_Rl617_1_P2 chromosome 3, CSIRO_AGI_Rlap_v1, whole genome shotgun sequence genome:
GCCACTGTTGGCCCCTCTACGGGGATCAAGGCTTCCCCTACTATTAGAGGGGCCTGTCTGATCCCGTCCTCAAAATGTATCAAACCTACATACGCAACAAAATGGGTTGACCCGCCCGCTGTGTCCAAGGAAATGGACCCAGAGGTCGAACCTTCCCTTGTCGCAAGAGAGGTCAACTCTTCGTCTTCCCGTAAAGAAGTTAGTCCTATCCCTTCAATCACGGGGTCAAGCTCTACTTCACCTACAAAAAATGACAATTCTACCCCTACCGCCCGATCAATCAGCCCTCAACCTGACATCCGTACTCCGATAAGTCCATCTAGTCCAAGTCAACTGGACCGTTCTCCGAACAAAGAGATCGATTATGTACCATCAAGGGATGTTAGTCCTACTCCTTCAAGAGATGTAAATCATTCGGTTAGCCCTACTCATGCTAAAGGGGTTGGTCATCGTGCCATAGACACCAATCCTAACCAAGTTAAACACACTGCTCGAAGACATTTCTTCAATTCGCATATATTTTCTATTTTCAGCAAAATGACAGATGCTAAAAAAGAAAAGAATGTTTCCAATCTTAAAGACGACGCTCAACATCTTGAACTACTTTACAATATACAAGTACAATGGCAATTTGCTAATGCGAGTTTAGAAGCCGCATTGGATGTTCAAAGGGCTACTGCTGAGGTTTGGATTCAAACATCTGTTACATACTTCTTatactatataattaattaaaCTTCGATGCACACGTCATCTTGATTTTTAAATTTCGTACTGCAGCTATCTTTACATGATGTGTGGAGAACTGTTTTACAACTGCGGGATTCTATCGCTGCGAAGAAAATTGAACTCGACTTGTTGATACTCCAACTAAAGCTCTATAATATTTTATACAAACAAGTAATGCATTTTTTTTGTTAGTTGACCTGTCTTGTATTGAGTTTTACTTTGTTcatcatataatatttatttgtgcACCTTGCGTGACAGATGGCGTATATGGATGAGTGGGCGCTAATTCAAAGCGAGTACGAATCTGCTTTATTTGTAACGACTAATGATCTACAGGCAAGATGTGTTTCAGTTCCTATTACCGACGGGGTAAAGGTATGTCCTTTTCGGAAAATACTGTTCATACTTAGATCACTTTGCATATTTTGTTATCTTCATTTTAAAAAACACAGGCGGATATTAGAGATCTGAAGTTGGTTCTTTTCTCCATCGGTCAAGTGCTACAGGCAACTGTATCCTGTATACATTCAACAGAGTCAAAGGTTAGTGAGTAATGAGTTGACTGATTCATATACatttaaatgaaagtttatcaaTTTATTTTTGCTATTGAATCAAATGATAATGATGCATGATGAAGAGTGTATTTGACTATGTATCCAGTTCGTAGATGTGTTTATTAGAGGTAGCTAGATGAGTGGGTCAGGCGGGTTGAGATACAGGTTAAAGGGGTTTGGGTTGAAATGCATCATATCTTGTTGGCGATTGAAATAGGGGTCGAGTTTGTAGACGCTAATAGGGATCTTAGATCAAACGTATAATCGATTTAGAGGCGGAAAACACTAGACAAAGCTTTAATCGAATAAACACGGACTTTCTGGATCGTAGAATCAAACCTACAAGAGATTAAAACGACACCTAGAGTTGTTATTCGTGTTGGGTGTGTTTGGGACCGATTAGAGATGATAACACGCAACTAGGGTATGTGTAGGTTGTGTAACATAACAATGTAATTCGTAACCTATATTCATAGTATCTGCAGAGACAATCAATCGGCAGACTTGTCTGTCGGTCGACTGTAGACAGTTTGTCAACTTAACTTACACCAGCTCACTCAGTCTACTGAAAGAATCTCCTGTCGATCGACAGACTCTGTCTGTCTGTCGACAGTGAATCAGTTTAAGTATTGGTTAAACAGTAAACGACACAAACAAATGTCCAATAGTCATTAAGCGGTTACAATATTATTCGATAACAAATGACTGAATAGAACTAGGGATTTACAATAATGCACTAACAGAGTTTTTTAGTCAATTTTTCattctttgtttgtgttgtttcAGTTGGACAGAACACATACCACGGCTGGTGAAGTTGCGCATTTAGCATTACATGAAAGAGCTCTTCTTGATGAATGTGAAATATTTTTGGCTTCTATAGCTCCTTTACAGGTAGGGACAACATTCAATACTCAGTTGAAATATGTTATGTCAAATCGATTTAGCATCACATCTAAACGTCGATTTTTGCTCTTGTTTCACAGATAGAGGAATGCAGTCTTAGGAGCTATTTGATGCAGTTAAACCGAACTAGCATGAGCGAATAACCAGTTACTTTAGGAGTTAAATGACTCGCTACGCGTGTGCCAGTAGTTAGCTTGTATCACTTTATGTACATTACTAGTTTTTCCGCACTACATTGTTTGAAAATTTGTAATCAACCATATACAAAGTCTTTGTAGAGATAGCAAAACTGTTGTGTAATGTGTAATAACAACATTTACAAAACATAGGAGATGATACAACAATGAAGAATGAAATTTAAAGGTACCACAAGAAAAATGTTGCTACAAACCTTAACAATGAGTTATGGTTTCCTTTACTAatgaaatttgaaatgaatatGACATATTAGATaagaaaaaaaaccaaaaaaaaaaaaaaggaaagacAAAGATTCGGGCAACGAATTTTCCAGTTTCTCTCTACTTTAAACTCCTATAATCCAAAAAAACACCTACAGCCAAGAACAAGCTAGTTATTAGGTAACCTAAAAAAGGCAAAACTGTAATAGTTGATGTCCTATTAACTAAAAAGAGATCAAAGGGATTTACAGAGTAAAAacaagattttttttatttttttgttattatcGTCATCTGGGGCGTTTAATTATTTCTTCATTGACAAGTTTGGTCACCCCAGATTGATTACTAGTTGACCCATCTTTACTCAAAGCACTCAAAAATGTGTGTAACTCTTCCAAATTTGCCTTTTTTAAGAAACCCGAGATAACATTTTCATCATCCGCCGTCAAACCATCGTCTTTGGTTACATCTGGCTCCTGAATCTTAACCAAAGAGGAGTTATCATTGGACTGAGAGTGAAAAGGTTGTGATTCCCAGTACTCAACGCTTAGCCGATTCCTATCCATTGACTGAATACCCTACAAAACAAAACGACATCATAACAACTACTTGTTAAAGATGTTGTGCATATATCAATTACCACATATAATTATTATTGGTTACAATAAACTGTGCAAGAAACATGTATGGACCAAAGATGAACAATGACCAGTTAACCAATTACTTTTATTATGCTACTTATATTATTCAATTGGCCAACAATATCTTCGTTGCGGGATAAAGGAATTAAAAAGGAAGGGAAAAAAGAAGTAAAAGAAGGTTATATAAAAATAACTTCATTGCTGGAAGTCATCAAATAACCAGATCTTGCAAACATTAACGGTAGGTTGATATAACATAAAAAAACGCTTAACGCTTGGTTAACTAAACGTATAAAAATAAGGAAGCAAAAAGAGTCGTTAAAAAAAGGAAACGAAATAAAGGGAAAAAACTCGTttaaaaaagtaacaaattttgtttttagaaaaatggtttaCGAAAATACCCTCGAAGTTGGGGGTATTTACCGTAGTGCCACTATGGTATTTACCATAATGCTACTATGAACAGTAAATGGGATTTAGCATTACGGTTAATAATAAACTGTGCAAGTTTACCTGCAAGATGGAAGGTGAAGAAAAGCCGAACATTTCCATGCCGTCGAGACTCCCGGGAGGCTGCAAAGGAGgaagatttaatatttttaactTATGTTGCTTCGATATCTCGCTGTTAACTCTCTCCCTAATCATTTCCCAACATTTTGTCGCAGACAAATGAACAAATACTTCGCTTGGATTGTTCTCCAATGACACCTGTACATCAAAGGATACCAAATATGTTGACGTACAACCTTTGATGCATATAGAACAAGCAGAGGATTTCATTTTTAATTACCATAAATAGAGGTCTATTTTTTCCCGCATCAAGAATTTCTGAAACGTAGTAGCACATATCCTTAGGATCTAACAGATTTATATACTTAACCCGACTCCTGAAACCTGCAAAACAACAAGATATCCAATATTACATTCTTCTGGAGTTACAAGAATAACTGCTGAAGGTACAAGTATTATGCTGGCAATGTTGACCCGGTTATGAGTAAGTGTGTTGATATGGGTTATACATATCCCCCATGATGCAAACATGTCAACTGGAATCAGTTTGACCTGTTACCCAACTCATTCGACCCACCCAATTTACCACCTCTAGTGTGATGTAATGTACCTTTAGGGTAAATGGCATGGCTATCACACCAAAACTTTCCTGATTGGACCACACCATATTCCAGCGGCTCAACATTACAATTTATCCTTCGAACAACCTTTGCAATTCGAGGACCTTTTTGACCTTTCTGTCTATTGCTTCGGTCCGGCTTGGCTTTGGTTCCAGACGAATTTCCCGCCGCGTTTGCGTTTGGTGTGTTGGCATATAATCCAAGAATTACAACATTTTCCTCAACTTTCGGAATTTGCTGCAGCACCCCACCACCATTTTCCACATTAACATTACCAGACCCGTTTAAGGTTTTAAGATCCTGTTGTGATTTGTTGTCAGAAAGGTTTTCCGGGTGGTACTCGAGCGCCTCGTTTTTCACTTGACTAGTCGGTGCTGACGTGTCATCACCCTCATCGTCACTAAGCATTATAACATCTTTATCACGTGATGTCGATGATTCCTTAATATATTTTGAACCCGTCTTACTAATTTCCTTCGGTTTCAAAAACTCTTGTAGCTTTTGTTCTTTTAGTGACGAAAGCGATTGTACCGAACTCGTGCCGCCTTTGGAAGAAACCGATTGTTTATCTTTAGAAACGTAAGACGATAGAGCGAGTCCAAGATCAAGTTTTGCCCATCTGTAAATGGCGCTCAATTTTCCTTCCAATGCTTCAACCAAAATAGTTAAATCTTTGATGTCATAACGTAAAAGGAAAAACTTCGCACCCCACGCGCAAGAACAAAACTGTTTCGCGTGATTTAAGCAAGAATATTTATCGGGCGAACAATGGTGGCAACCCGCAGCTGAGAGATGCAAGTCGAAAAAGCAAATGCTGCATTCTCTCTCGCTCGTGGCATCAAACGTTGCATCCATCTTTAACGCCTGCGATGTGTTGCATAGAAAGTCCCTCCTCACACGCTCAACTTCCACACGCGCCtacccaaaaaaataaaaataaaatgttaaAAATGTCATATTCATACTATTGGTAGGTCGACCAAATCAtacaaaattttattaataaaagattattatattATGTgacaaacaaaataaaaaaatattaaataattacctTAAGTGTTTGAGACAGGATCCCATCCTTTCCACAAACATCTTTCCATCGTAAGTTATCCGGTGTGTTTTTTCTGAGTAAATTAAGCTCCCAATGAGCTTTTACGGCATCTCGTGCGGCTCCAAGCAGCAATTTATCGTGAGAAATTGAAGTTCTTCGGGCCTGTTCACGATACAGCTCGATGGCATTATGACCATGAGGTAACCAATCAACCGGCGCCACATTCACAGCCTCTGCACAGTTGAACCCGCAGTTGAATCCCGAATGATAAGCTCGAGGAAACGTCAGAATAAATTCTCCCGGATTCTGAACGCAACGAAAAACCGGGACCCCTTCCGATTTCAATATTGATGGAGAAAGTTGCGTCACCtgaaatatatattatttacaatgaGAACATCTTATATAATTACGAGTATACATGGCAAACGGTCAGGATGGGTTGGGTTGCTTTGGGTAACTGGTCAAAATGGTTTAAGGTTGaaatgggtaacgggtcaaaacaggTAAAATGTTTAAACGGGTCATATACTTTCACATTGATTATTTATActtattatattattttagttattattatttattttatttatatatgaaatattttcatatatatttgGCGGATAAAACTTGTTatgctcgacccatttgacccattcacaagaccCATTAGACATATCCCTATTTATTGAGCTTTGGGTATTGAGACCCATTAGACTTGTTccttttatattttgtataggaCCCAATAGGTCGGAGGGAAACTCATTGAACctttttttaagttttgatttacattgCTACGCCTAATTTTTCTGAAGACCCAATTGACCCAAATTTGAAAATATGGGTCTCAATTGCCATGTATTCACGAGTCGCAAAATTAAAACACGAATCTCACCAGTTTGTGAAGCAAATCGGGTTGTTCCGCAAAAAGATCGGGCAAATGTTTTCTCATAGCTGCCTCCAACTTTAAGGCGTCTTTACCCGGTACACCGTACCACATCTTCGAGGCACCAAAATGCATGTAATTCATCGAATATAAATGATGGTCTTCAACATGCTGATCTCAaagataatattttttttatattattatatcatCCAATGAAGGCGTTAAAAAAAGTAtatcaaaaataaatcgatatacacTCACCCAACAAAACGATGAAAAGCACATTCCAACGTACAACCAAGGGACCAAAACACCGGATATATCACTACTCTCGTACGAGAGTAACGACCCGGGAAGCCTCGGGAAATTATTCAAGTTCCAACCGGACGAAACATACTTTTCATCTGACCCCGACACCTGGCACGTCTTTTTCGGAAACCCGCTACCAAAACTACCAGTTTCCAAGTCAGCACCATAAAGCACCTACATGTTCACAAAACAAAACAATATTAACCGTCACTATTATTTTACAAAACCGATCGACGGCTGTTACAAACTTACTATGTAAGCAATATACCTCGATCTCGTCAGTAGGTCGTTCAACCATACGCCAATATTCCCCTTCTATAAGTTCTAAAGACGGTTCACTATGATCTTGAATACATGAGTTGTCACATGCATCGGTAGCCATTTCGTTGCTTCTAAAATACTGAGTCTTGAAATCGTCCGCATACTTTTGGAAGTCTTTGAGCGTGAACCGTGGACCCGGTTCGAACCCAAAACACGGTTCCGGAACCATCGGGTCAACAGAAGCTGCAGTATCTGACCCTGGTTTCATGAttcttctctttttccttttttTATGGCTACTAGCTCGCAACATTTGGCTTAACGAATCACGGTTTTGAAGTTTGTCAACACGTTGGATACGAGTCGCAAATGTCGAACTTTCCCAAACGGTTTTCTCCTTAAGAGGACATGGCGGTTTCCATGATGAAGGTGGTACGATACGACAAATTCCAAATGCTTCGGCTTTTTCACGTATACTTGAAATGTACTTCAACGTATCTTCAAATTCCTGAAAACCAATTAAATTAGTTCACAAATTTAATCAACTCGATATTCATTCATTATGCACCTGCACTAGAGATAAAACTAGAGAAAATCGTATACCTCTTCAGTTGGATAAAATACAGGAGCATCAATGAGATCCGGCTTCCGAGCTTCTTTCGGAGACCATTTTGCAAGGACctgaaaagcaaaaaaaaaaaaaatttgcccaaCCATTAGGCTGCGTTTGCTTGCCTCTTAATTGAATGGTTTAGCACTGAATTCTGAATCGTTTGTTTCTGACATCTAAATGACAGGTGATGCTAAATCATTCAGCAATCTCTGCTTAAACCATGCAGATTAACCATTAAACACATTAAAATTCCTTTGATATCCTCCTCAAATCTTATTAACAAGACTTATCAAACAATTATATTCTATAtctattatttattaatttaaGAGGTTAATACATTGATTTTACATCATTCATATCATTCAAAGAGTTAATTATCAAACACGTTTTTGTCGTTCAAAACCAAATTCGATCAGACCCTTGAATGAATCAGATTTTGAACTATTCAGCACTTAATCATATCATTCTGTTTTATCAAACGCGCCCTTAATAACTGTAACTACTCATACTTCATACATACAAATTTCATAACATTGTACAACCTTTTGGCAGTTGCTACACTCTTCACATCCACGAATAACCCCCTTCGAGATCCGAGCACATCGACCCTGTATCAGTACCCATAAGTCAACCAATATTAAGTCAACCAATATTTATACAGAAACTATGAGTACAAATCTTTAGAATAAAACAGTACCTGTTCATGTTCACATTCAGACTCGTCTCCTGAACTACTATCAACTCGGTTATAGTTAATCCAAGGTCTACTCGTAATAGACAGCTTAATTTTTTCTTCGTCACTCGGTTCGACCACTGGTTCTTTCTTGACCAGCTGTTGTTCGACCACTGGTTCTTTTTTCATCAGCTGTGGTTCACATGCAACTTTGTTATCTTCTACCTTTTGCAGAGGAAAGGCTAATGACTCGAACCCAGGTGGAATTAATGGAATATCCATGGTCTCGTCTTTTACGTGATGCCTGATGAGTTCTGTCCCCATCATTAAAACACTTCACAAAAGAATTGTGTTCAAGATTTTTATAGTATTCTGAAAAAATTGATTCCTGAAAAGAAAAACACAACATGATTATTAAAAAGATCTCAAAAGATGATTTATCATGCCAACTGTTAACTATTCAAAATTCCCataatgcacttttaacatcttttGCTATTTCCTGGTTCAAGATACTGATAGATTGTATATTTGGTACAAAATAACTTTGTAAACACAAACAAACTTTATATATCATGATCAGTGTCACAATTAAACATCATCAGATCAAGGAATCATTATGAGCAATTAGTAACAACAGATTGCATCGTTTTAGGTCTAGCGACAACAGATCGGATCGACGGCATGCATGCATGTTGGTGCAACTTACAACAAACTAAAGGATCAAGATACAGATAATTCATTACCCCAAAATAATAGGAAAATGGTCTTCGGCCAGGCGCGGCGCGGCTCGATCCTGGAGTTTGAAGATAGTTTTAAAACATCAATTGATATTAAAGAACAAAAAAAGTAAATCAAAATCTGATAAACAAAATCATCAATCAATTTAAGGGGTTTAATAAATTGAGAAAAATACATAACATGATAGATCTGATCTAACCTGGCCTAACCCAGATTCCCAATTTTATCCAGAAGAATATAAATCAATCAATTCAGGGTTACAGGAACAATAAGTAACATAAACAATATAAAAGCAGTACCAACTTAAAAGCCactttaaaaataaaatataacctTGACCTGGTCAAAATCCCTAAAATTTGCAAGATAAAAGTGGATCAAGAAAGAGGGGAAAACCCCAGTAAACACAAATAAGATAAAAATTATTGCATAAAAACTAAGAaccataaatttataaaagatatagatTAGATGCAAATAATAATAAAACACTAACCCTAGATGATATCCATAAGACCAccagtttatatttttataatacaaaactatactatactatatGGTTTTTAATACCTGGGTTAGATTTAACTAGACACAATTGTTGGATGATATCAAGAACATCATCTCATATGGTATAAAAAAATCTATGGTGGGTTCTTGTCTGGATATTTAATTTTTGTTCATGGAAATTCAAAGAAGTAAATAATAATTTTACATAAGGTCAGGTCCAACCAATATAAAGTTGTATAGGGAAAACATTAATTAAATTTAGATCTTTAATTTAATcacaggtttattattattattattattattgtgttaggAGTATAATAGAAGTAGGGAGGACCATGGATTGTTTGTTGATTCAAGAAAAGTCATTGGGTGAGGCAAGAAATTGGGTAGAGATTAAATTgaatgttttatttatttatttattattttaaattattaaataaatctTATTATTTGGAAAGTATTTGGGTTACCTTGTATTTTGTGATTATGAACACCAAGTGAATTTGTTGCGTGAAGGGAATTGGATCTGTTTTTTTTTTCCGTTTGTGACGGATAAAAGAAAAGATTGGGCAAATAGCaaaattctttaaaaaaaaaaagaaaaaaataatctgGTGGAATTGGACGGTAAAGATGGAGACACAATCCCCGGATGCTTTTTGAGAACCTAAAATTATGTGGCCTTGTGCAAATATCAATACCATGGGCAATTGTAAGGTTTTAGagatattatcaaaataattttttAATTGGTGTATAAAGTATTATGGAATTAACATAACCATCTCATTTAAGGAAGCCAACCCGTTTTCATTCGTAAGCAATAAAGACTATGGTAAGTGGGCCTTCAGCGGTCGATAGAAATATAAGTGTaagatatttttatttttttcattttatattaTCACCATACCCCACGAGAGCGGGATTGAGTATCGTTGTTGTTGTTTGTAAAAGGAGAACAAATTTGTAAAAATAATTTAAGGAATTTATTTAATAAGATCATCACAATCACAGTCCTAAAAGTGGTCGTTAACACGCTTAAATTATTTCACAGCTTGACAATCTCCATTTTTAACATAATAAACTAGTGAAaggacccgtggaaccacgggtttgtttaaacgaagcagtttaatgatatgtttttgaTATTAAGTGAATATAAATGCTAAAATTATTTAGTTTAGATTACGTTGACACAATCACATATACAAATAGCATTAGCCTTAGAATGAAAATGCAAATGGTAAAACAGAATAAAGTAAGAATATATATTAAAGTGAAAAAAACTATAAATATGTTCATAAAATCACTTAAATATGTTGAATAAATAGTAGTAGTAACCACTTTGAAATGCAAATAAATAGATAAGTGAAAACAACTTTTTCGTATGTAGATGCTTGGAAATAAATGCAATAATCTATAATATCTGTAATATTCTAAAAAAAAACCTTTCCTGATTAATTAAAATAATAGTTGGTTTTATCAATCAAGTTATGAACTTATGGTTAAATGGGTCCAGATTGCCATAAAACCAATATAAACACATTATTTTTTTTGTAAAACTTGAGAACGCAAAGTTATCTACAATTGTATTTGATAACACAATTAAATAAAACAACAAATGGGTCCAGAATGCCAACATTAACATAATAACATTAATTGGTAATGAACATATTATGAGTCAACTTCAGAACGCAAATGGGTCCAGAATGCCAACTAATTTAGTGACTTTAGTGGTCATAGCAAATTTCTCTGAATTAAACTCTAAAGTTACTAACCAAATTATCAAAATATTCATTGACATGCATAAAACAAATGCAAAATGGTAATGAACATATTATGAATCAACATAATAACGATTGGAAACTACTTATCAATATTTGATGTTTATATCTATATCAAATTTTACAGCAACATGCCCCCACACACATAAATGGTAATTTGCATAAGATGTACACAACCTTCATTTGATCACCTATTTTTGACACCTATTAAGTTTCAAGAATGATGAAACTGGAACACAAACATTTATAGATgcagcaacatcattagcatattcATACAATGTTTAGCCATTAACTTTTTTGAATTATCCAGCCGATGACCCATTATATCTGACTGATgtagttataattataatcataatcacaatATAAATTTAATGCACTTTCCAACCTTCTTTCCTGAATAGAGGCAAATGGCTATAGAAGCCTCCAATTTCTAAAGTATAAGTACCAGAGGCGAATTTACATATAAGCATGTGGGGTCCTTTGACCCCactaatttttaaattttttatataaATTACTACTACAATTTTTTAGGACACTACTAAATTTTGAGAAAGGACCCCATATGTTTTTAAAATCAATGAGTTTTATTAAGTAAACAACCATATTTTGGACAAAAATTTTACaaagtaccactgaaattgtataGGACCCCATTGAGTTTCGATCTTAGATTCGCAACTGATAAGTACCCATTGAGATGACTAATAACAAAAGGAGAAATGGGCTTGATTTTCGAAAGTCCAAATTTTCTTTGACGAATTACATAGACGTGATAGTGTAAATCACATTGAAGGAACAATGAAGAAAGATTCAAGTTGTCAAAACAAAGAAGAAAACATGAAAACATATTAACCACATCGAATAtagcttaaaatatatatattttagccTTATTATTTATCCATGAACGTATTGCAAGTACACAAGTGCAAGTAGATATTTGAACACCATACTTTTTATAAAGTTTACTAACCTTCTTCAATGAACAAATTCATATAGgtcatttcatcgaacaccttgtGTGCATCAACAAAAATACCTACAAAACCATATAAATGTGCATCAAAGTCATAACAATTACTAAATTTTTCATCCA
This genomic interval carries:
- the LOC139899624 gene encoding putative lysine-specific demethylase JMJ16: MMGTELIRHHVKDETMDIPLIPPGFESLAFPLQKVEDNKVACEPQLMKKEPVVEQQLVKKEPVVEPSDEEKIKLSITSRPWINYNRVDSSSGDESECEHEQGRCARISKGVIRGCEECSNCQKVLAKWSPKEARKPDLIDAPVFYPTEEEFEDTLKYISSIREKAEAFGICRIVPPSSWKPPCPLKEKTVWESSTFATRIQRVDKLQNRDSLSQMLRASSHKKRKKRRIMKPGSDTAASVDPMVPEPCFGFEPGPRFTLKDFQKYADDFKTQYFRSNEMATDACDNSCIQDHSEPSLELIEGEYWRMVERPTDEIEVLYGADLETGSFGSGFPKKTCQVSGSDEKYVSSGWNLNNFPRLPGSLLSYESSDISGVLVPWLYVGMCFSSFCWHVEDHHLYSMNYMHFGASKMWYGVPGKDALKLEAAMRKHLPDLFAEQPDLLHKLVTQLSPSILKSEGVPVFRCVQNPGEFILTFPRAYHSGFNCGFNCAEAVNVAPVDWLPHGHNAIELYREQARRTSISHDKLLLGAARDAVKAHWELNLLRKNTPDNLRWKDVCGKDGILSQTLKARVEVERVRRDFLCNTSQALKMDATFDATSERECSICFFDLHLSAAGCHHCSPDKYSCLNHAKQFCSCAWGAKFFLLRYDIKDLTILVEALEGKLSAIYRWAKLDLGLALSSYVSKDKQSVSSKGGTSSVQSLSSLKEQKLQEFLKPKEISKTGSKYIKESSTSRDKDVIMLSDDEGDDTSAPTSQVKNEALEYHPENLSDNKSQQDLKTLNGSGNVNVENGGGVLQQIPKVEENVVILGLYANTPNANAAGNSSGTKAKPDRSNRQKGQKGPRIAKVVRRINCNVEPLEYGVVQSGKFWCDSHAIYPKGFRSRVKYINLLDPKDMCYYVSEILDAGKNRPLFMVSLENNPSEVFVHLSATKCWEMIRERVNSEISKQHKLKILNLPPLQPPGSLDGMEMFGFSSPSILQGIQSMDRNRLSVEYWESQPFHSQSNDNSSLVKIQEPDVTKDDGLTADDENVISGFLKKANLEELHTFLSALSKDGSTSNQSGVTKLVNEEIIKRPR